The Hyphomonas sediminis genome contains a region encoding:
- the miaA gene encoding tRNA (adenosine(37)-N6)-dimethylallyltransferase MiaA gives MHPAILIHGPTASGKSALAIEVARKLGGEVINADSMQVYRDLQVISARPTEEEMAGVPHHLFGYVDAGTRYSTGEWLEAARGILKRLQRQNKRAVIVGGTGLYLLALTQGLSDIPPVPDDIRAEVKAIAEAEGADGLRARLMPHDPELAERLGTGDKQRLARAYEVWLATGRPLSDFQNERQPPVLKDGEWVGFALTPPRAALYKKIDRRFEGMLMQGAMAEARALVARDLDPELPAMKAHGMPWIAAFVRGEISAEEAAENAKRDTRRYAKRQFTWIGRQFPFWPRIPSPEIADRMRVIFALYREIDTATAEDYS, from the coding sequence ATGCACCCTGCGATCCTGATTCATGGCCCGACTGCCAGCGGAAAGTCCGCCCTTGCAATAGAAGTGGCGCGCAAGCTTGGCGGCGAGGTAATCAATGCCGATTCCATGCAGGTTTACCGTGACCTGCAGGTAATTTCTGCCCGCCCGACCGAAGAAGAGATGGCCGGCGTGCCCCATCACCTGTTCGGCTATGTCGACGCCGGCACCCGCTATTCGACCGGCGAATGGCTGGAAGCGGCGCGCGGAATCCTCAAACGCCTGCAACGCCAGAACAAGCGGGCGGTGATCGTGGGCGGCACCGGGCTCTATCTTCTGGCCCTGACACAGGGCCTTTCCGACATTCCGCCCGTGCCCGACGACATTCGCGCTGAAGTGAAAGCGATTGCCGAGGCGGAAGGCGCCGACGGCCTGCGCGCCCGGCTGATGCCGCACGATCCGGAGCTGGCAGAGCGGCTGGGCACCGGGGACAAGCAGCGCCTGGCGCGGGCCTATGAAGTGTGGTTGGCGACCGGGCGGCCGCTGAGCGACTTCCAGAATGAACGCCAGCCACCCGTGCTGAAAGACGGCGAATGGGTCGGCTTTGCCCTGACCCCGCCGCGCGCCGCGCTCTACAAGAAAATCGACCGGCGCTTTGAAGGCATGCTGATGCAGGGGGCTATGGCGGAGGCGCGCGCACTGGTCGCACGCGATCTTGATCCCGAGCTTCCGGCTATGAAGGCCCATGGTATGCCCTGGATTGCTGCCTTTGTGAGGGGCGAAATCAGCGCCGAAGAGGCCGCTGAGAACGCCAAACGGGACACAAGGCGTTATGCCAAAAGGCAATTTACCTGGATCGGGCGCCAATTTCCCTTCTGGCCACGCATTCCTTCGCCAGAGATTGCAGATCGCATGAGGGTTATTTTTGCCCTCTATCGTGAGATTGACACAGCCACCGCGGAAGATTATTCCTGA
- a CDS encoding TadE/TadG family type IV pilus assembly protein, whose product MAPTKRPSPLQALARAESGNVAMLAGFLIPCILAMAGIAIDLQNTVRQKSKVQAALDSAVLAGALGRQAGNLPQEVVLDVQGYAASLLEEQGGGLDCEPVSVTFDEANYDIYGRVRCRQKTYISSLIGHDELTFNVRSTSTYGVGQLDVAFIFDVSGSMNSYNRLAQLKVAASAAVDELLPDNQQRDGSVRLAIASYNHSLNAGPYLDEVTETVTLSADGSNSTAQSRYSSHNSKRMVDAATGRRFFYFQSGTCSSWSCGRNSTWTWSAARKFFSDTDLSASCVYERTGTQAATDALPGDGAWLGTGNPRWNFSAGSPSKYDGWRNIENNGATGYGVGAYEGRHGTCMPSGPVPLTDDKIALKAHINSLVAEGGTAGHLGIAWGWYLVSPEWASIWPVASAPLPYREPQTSKAVILMTDGDFNIEHPTATKSSFRQSMDLCDSMKASSRRIQIYTVGFQVPSGVQRTGDGRTILEYCATSPAHAFNADNGEELIEAYRAIARSISDLRLKQ is encoded by the coding sequence ATGGCGCCCACGAAACGCCCTTCCCCTCTCCAGGCGCTTGCGCGCGCAGAGAGCGGGAATGTGGCCATGCTGGCCGGGTTCCTGATCCCCTGCATCCTCGCCATGGCGGGGATAGCGATAGACCTTCAGAACACGGTGCGCCAGAAATCCAAGGTGCAGGCGGCGCTCGATTCTGCCGTGCTGGCCGGCGCGCTGGGCCGGCAGGCCGGGAACTTGCCGCAGGAGGTGGTGCTCGACGTTCAGGGGTATGCCGCCAGCCTGCTGGAAGAACAGGGCGGCGGCCTCGATTGCGAGCCGGTGAGCGTCACCTTCGACGAAGCAAATTATGACATCTATGGCCGGGTTCGCTGCCGCCAGAAGACATATATATCCAGCCTGATCGGACATGACGAACTGACGTTCAATGTGCGCTCGACCTCTACCTATGGTGTGGGCCAGCTCGACGTTGCGTTCATATTCGACGTGTCCGGATCAATGAACAGCTACAACCGGCTGGCGCAGCTGAAAGTGGCGGCAAGCGCTGCCGTCGACGAGTTGCTGCCCGACAATCAGCAACGCGACGGCTCCGTACGCCTTGCAATTGCCAGCTACAACCACTCGCTCAATGCCGGCCCGTATCTGGATGAAGTGACCGAGACTGTGACACTCTCCGCTGACGGATCGAACTCGACCGCGCAGAGCCGGTATAGCAGCCACAATTCCAAGCGGATGGTCGATGCCGCAACCGGACGACGCTTCTTCTATTTTCAGAGCGGCACCTGTTCGAGCTGGAGCTGCGGGCGCAACTCGACCTGGACCTGGAGCGCGGCGCGGAAATTCTTCAGCGATACCGACCTTTCCGCCAGCTGCGTTTATGAGCGCACCGGGACGCAGGCGGCAACCGACGCCTTGCCGGGCGATGGCGCCTGGCTTGGCACAGGCAATCCGCGCTGGAACTTCTCAGCTGGCAGCCCCAGCAAATATGATGGCTGGCGGAACATCGAGAACAATGGCGCGACCGGCTACGGTGTCGGCGCCTATGAAGGCCGCCACGGCACTTGCATGCCTTCAGGGCCTGTGCCGCTGACGGACGACAAGATTGCCCTCAAAGCGCATATAAACAGCCTGGTCGCCGAAGGGGGCACAGCGGGTCATCTGGGCATCGCCTGGGGCTGGTATCTGGTGTCGCCGGAATGGGCCTCGATCTGGCCGGTCGCCTCCGCGCCCCTGCCCTACAGGGAACCGCAGACATCCAAGGCCGTGATCCTGATGACCGATGGCGACTTCAATATCGAACACCCGACCGCCACCAAGAGCTCCTTCCGCCAGTCGATGGACCTTTGCGACAGCATGAAGGCCTCCAGCCGCCGCATCCAGATCTATACAGTCGGCTTCCAGGTGCCCTCCGGGGTACAGCGGACGGGCGACGGGCGCACGATCCTGGAATATTGCGCGACCTCGCCGGCCCATGCCTTCAACGCCGATAATGGCGAGGAGCTGATCGAAGCCTACCGGGCAATCGCCCGCTCGATTTCGGACCTGCGCCTGAAACAGTGA
- the ilvC gene encoding ketol-acid reductoisomerase — protein sequence MKIYYENDADITLIQKLKVAVVGYGSQGHAHALNLKDSGVKEIKVALQEGSASRKKAESAGLEVVTPAEAAKWADVLMILVPDEKQAVLYANEIEPHLRAGQHIMFGHGFNVHYNLIRPRADVDVSLSAPKGPGHTLRAQYQMGFGLPGLIAIHQDATGSAQAVALSYSKAIGNTRAGVIETSFREETETDLFGEQAVLCGGIVELIKAGYETLVEAGYAPEMAYFECLHETKLIVDLIYEGGIANMNYSISNTAEYGEYVSGPRVVNAEAKANMKKVLEDIQNGTFARNWVLENQAGAPGFNAMRQRMNAHPIEEVGEKLRGMMHWAQNDRLVDKSRN from the coding sequence ATGAAAATCTACTACGAAAACGATGCAGACATCACACTGATCCAGAAGCTGAAAGTGGCCGTTGTCGGCTATGGCAGCCAGGGCCACGCACACGCGCTGAACCTCAAGGATTCCGGCGTGAAGGAAATCAAGGTGGCGCTGCAGGAAGGTTCCGCTTCGCGCAAGAAAGCCGAAAGCGCCGGCCTAGAAGTCGTTACGCCGGCTGAAGCGGCGAAATGGGCCGACGTGCTGATGATCCTCGTGCCTGACGAAAAGCAGGCCGTTCTGTATGCCAACGAAATCGAACCGCACCTGCGCGCGGGCCAGCACATCATGTTCGGTCACGGCTTCAATGTGCACTACAACCTGATCCGCCCGCGCGCCGATGTCGACGTGTCCCTGTCGGCCCCGAAAGGTCCAGGCCACACGCTGCGCGCACAATACCAGATGGGCTTTGGCCTGCCGGGCCTCATCGCCATCCACCAGGACGCGACCGGCTCTGCCCAGGCAGTCGCCCTCTCCTACTCCAAAGCCATCGGCAACACGCGCGCCGGCGTCATCGAAACGTCCTTCCGTGAAGAAACCGAAACCGACCTCTTCGGTGAGCAGGCCGTTCTTTGCGGCGGCATCGTCGAGCTGATCAAGGCTGGCTATGAGACGCTGGTGGAAGCAGGCTACGCGCCGGAAATGGCTTACTTCGAGTGCCTCCACGAGACCAAGCTGATCGTTGACCTGATCTATGAAGGCGGCATCGCCAACATGAACTATTCGATCTCCAACACGGCCGAGTATGGCGAATACGTCTCCGGCCCGCGCGTCGTGAACGCTGAAGCCAAGGCGAACATGAAAAAGGTTCTCGAAGACATCCAGAACGGCACGTTTGCCCGCAACTGGGTTCTGGAAAACCAAGCCGGCGCGCCGGGCTTCAACGCCATGCGCCAGCGCATGAACGCGCATCCGATCGAGGAAGTCGGCGAGAAACTTCGCGGCATGATGCACTGGGCGCAGAACGACCGCCTTGTGGACAAGAGCCGCAACTAG
- a CDS encoding CDP-alcohol phosphatidyltransferase family protein — translation MFSWIPNALTISRCVFAGLVLFGALKATGFDAVLAEAGMADLERQRSAALQQLWYQFTLLAFISGMLTDFLDGWAARTFKAESRFGVWLDPIADKLLVGAALITLSLALKTWLIYIPAALILARDVFMTWLRTRPEAAGVVAPSNLAKWKTAIEMMAITGLLLPMAMWPMPETVSEVGLLHWSRVYAALLVLGLWVAAALSLFTGGQYVMAIKGGGKR, via the coding sequence ATGTTTTCCTGGATCCCCAATGCCCTGACGATTTCGCGCTGTGTGTTTGCCGGGCTTGTCCTGTTCGGCGCCCTCAAGGCGACGGGCTTCGACGCGGTGCTCGCCGAGGCCGGCATGGCCGATCTCGAGCGCCAGCGCTCTGCGGCGCTGCAGCAGCTCTGGTACCAGTTCACCCTGCTGGCATTCATCTCCGGCATGCTGACCGACTTTCTGGACGGCTGGGCGGCGCGCACCTTCAAAGCGGAGAGCCGGTTTGGCGTGTGGCTGGACCCGATTGCCGACAAGCTGCTTGTGGGCGCGGCGCTGATCACGCTGAGCCTCGCGCTGAAGACCTGGCTGATCTACATCCCCGCTGCGCTGATCCTGGCGCGCGATGTGTTCATGACATGGCTGCGCACGCGGCCTGAAGCGGCGGGCGTCGTCGCGCCATCGAACCTTGCCAAATGGAAGACCGCGATCGAGATGATGGCGATTACCGGCCTGCTTCTGCCAATGGCGATGTGGCCGATGCCGGAGACCGTTTCCGAAGTCGGCCTGCTGCATTGGAGCCGGGTGTATGCCGCGCTGCTGGTGTTGGGCTTGTGGGTCGCTGCAGCGCTCTCGCTGTTCACCGGCGGGCAGTATGTGATGGCAATCAAAGGCGGCGGAAAACGCTGA
- a CDS encoding NUDIX domain-containing protein has product MSKIRTRIFQSWFRFSRPMTLGVRAAVENEAGHVFMVRHTYVKGWYMPGGGVERGEPALESLHRELVEEAGVRLISEPRLISIYSNHHNFPNDHVIFYRVPWGSWEPVKATSLGEIAETAWVDPNAPPEGINKGTRMRFEELYGGLPVSPFWAHRT; this is encoded by the coding sequence GTGTCCAAGATCCGTACCCGTATTTTCCAGTCCTGGTTTCGCTTCAGCCGGCCGATGACGCTCGGCGTGCGCGCCGCTGTGGAGAATGAGGCCGGCCATGTCTTCATGGTGCGCCATACCTATGTGAAGGGCTGGTATATGCCCGGCGGCGGGGTGGAGCGGGGCGAACCGGCGCTGGAATCCCTTCACCGGGAATTGGTGGAAGAGGCCGGCGTCCGCCTGATTTCAGAGCCGCGCCTGATCAGTATCTATTCCAACCACCACAACTTCCCGAATGATCACGTGATCTTCTACCGCGTGCCCTGGGGCAGCTGGGAACCTGTGAAGGCCACTTCGCTGGGCGAGATCGCCGAGACGGCCTGGGTTGATCCGAATGCCCCGCCTGAAGGCATCAACAAGGGCACCCGCATGCGGTTCGAGGAACTCTATGGCGGGTTGCCTGTCTCGCCCTTCTGGGCTCACCGTACCTGA
- a CDS encoding GH25 family lysozyme — MIRLLLCGLILAILAILASCGPSLPPASAPPAILPAGAEGIDLSHHNGPVDWPRLSTSGRAFVYLKATEGEGHVDTRFQENWQGAVRHHWKTGAYHFYLLCQDGRRQAQNFIRQVEVRADALPPAVDLEHAHNCAPRAGRAEALAGLREFLVTIEEEYRSVPVIYTTPAFHTEWIEGEGFDRYPLWVRSLDAPPSLPHAIWQYSMKGRLPGVEGPVDLNRAAEP; from the coding sequence ATGATCCGGCTGCTTCTCTGCGGCCTCATTCTGGCAATACTGGCGATCCTTGCATCCTGCGGGCCAAGTTTACCGCCTGCAAGCGCGCCGCCGGCTATTCTGCCCGCAGGCGCAGAAGGGATCGACCTTTCGCATCATAATGGTCCGGTTGACTGGCCGCGCCTTTCCACTTCTGGGAGGGCATTTGTTTACCTGAAGGCGACGGAGGGCGAAGGCCATGTCGACACCCGCTTTCAGGAAAACTGGCAGGGCGCCGTGCGCCACCACTGGAAGACGGGCGCCTACCATTTTTATCTGCTCTGTCAGGATGGGCGCCGCCAGGCGCAGAACTTCATCCGCCAGGTCGAGGTGCGCGCAGATGCGCTGCCGCCGGCGGTTGATCTCGAACATGCGCATAATTGCGCGCCGCGGGCGGGCCGGGCAGAGGCGCTCGCAGGCCTGCGGGAATTCCTCGTCACGATCGAGGAAGAGTATCGTTCCGTACCCGTCATTTACACGACGCCAGCTTTCCACACCGAATGGATCGAGGGGGAGGGGTTTGACCGCTACCCGCTCTGGGTACGCTCGCTCGACGCGCCGCCCTCTCTGCCACATGCCATCTGGCAGTATTCGATGAAAGGAAGGCTGCCGGGGGTCGAAGGCCCGGTAGACCTGAACCGTGCGGCGGAGCCCTGA
- a CDS encoding L,D-transpeptidase family protein — protein MSQRRPKYRRRPRPNILAILIAMLGFLCLPALFAFAHSETVPETARSRAAYTAQEALLKTALSEKGLALGSPVFLQVTKEPAQLTAYVQDTEGRFQPFRSWPVCAVSGGLGPKMREGDGQAPEGFYAIKPGQMNPASSFHLSFNLGYPNAFDRANGRTGSFLMVHGACASIGCFAMTDPVIEEIWTLMEAALEKGQTSVPVHIFPFPMTEANMAAHSSSEHAAFWQSLKPAWDAFANSGKVPTVSVLNATYQVR, from the coding sequence ATGAGCCAGCGCCGCCCGAAGTATCGCCGCCGTCCGAGGCCGAACATTCTTGCGATCCTAATCGCAATGCTGGGCTTCCTTTGCCTGCCGGCGCTGTTTGCCTTTGCCCATTCCGAAACCGTGCCGGAAACCGCCCGCTCGCGCGCCGCCTATACCGCGCAGGAGGCGCTGCTGAAGACCGCGCTTTCGGAAAAAGGGCTGGCCCTTGGCAGCCCGGTGTTCCTGCAGGTAACGAAGGAGCCGGCCCAGCTCACCGCTTATGTTCAGGACACAGAAGGCCGCTTCCAGCCCTTCCGCAGCTGGCCAGTCTGCGCCGTTTCAGGCGGGCTGGGGCCGAAGATGCGTGAGGGCGACGGACAGGCGCCCGAAGGCTTCTACGCGATCAAGCCGGGCCAGATGAACCCGGCCTCCAGCTTCCACCTCTCCTTCAATCTCGGCTATCCCAACGCCTTTGACCGGGCGAACGGGCGCACCGGCAGCTTCCTTATGGTGCACGGGGCGTGCGCCTCGATCGGCTGCTTTGCGATGACAGATCCTGTGATCGAAGAAATCTGGACACTGATGGAAGCGGCGCTTGAGAAAGGGCAGACTTCCGTGCCGGTCCACATCTTCCCCTTCCCCATGACTGAGGCGAATATGGCCGCCCATTCGTCAAGCGAGCACGCCGCCTTCTGGCAAAGCCTGAAGCCGGCCTGGGATGCCTTCGCCAACAGCGGCAAGGTGCCGACCGTGAGCGTTCTCAACGCGACATATCAGGTACGGTGA
- a CDS encoding bactofilin family protein — MAATAPAPTRVAPPSGQLNVISAGCRVVGNLTFSGSLRLGGEVEGDVICDGLLTVDAGAQINGRVRAGEITVMGKIIGEIVAVRRIEVGRGAHVEGSVFSPSMLVEGNARVDGDLLIAPERSQAHIDRAKTLVLLKPAAPSPAETGTSQAG; from the coding sequence ATGGCCGCGACCGCACCGGCGCCAACCAGAGTTGCACCACCAAGCGGGCAGCTCAATGTCATTTCGGCTGGATGCCGCGTCGTCGGCAATCTGACATTTTCCGGTTCCCTGCGCCTTGGCGGCGAAGTTGAGGGCGACGTAATCTGTGACGGCCTGCTGACAGTCGATGCCGGCGCCCAGATAAATGGCCGGGTCCGCGCCGGAGAGATCACCGTGATGGGAAAGATCATTGGCGAGATCGTCGCGGTCCGCCGCATCGAGGTGGGCCGGGGCGCGCATGTCGAAGGGTCAGTCTTTTCCCCATCGATGCTGGTTGAAGGCAACGCCAGGGTCGATGGCGACCTGCTGATCGCGCCAGAACGGTCGCAGGCACATATAGACCGCGCGAAAACCCTTGTGCTGCTTAAACCTGCAGCCCCTTCGCCTGCCGAAACAGGCACCAGCCAGGCTGGCTAG
- the ilvN gene encoding acetolactate synthase small subunit, with the protein MSDGNITPGQSPKSAYFLSHEDEAVEKRTLAVIVDNEPGVLARVVGLFSGRGYNIDSLTVAEVDASQHRSRITIVTQGTPHILEQIEAQLLRLVPVAEVFDITNSKRGIERELALVKVAGSGEKRVEALRIGEIFRARVIDTTNESFIFEVTGASEKLTQFIDLMRPLGLVEVSRTGVLSIKRGKEKG; encoded by the coding sequence ATGAGCGATGGAAACATTACGCCCGGCCAGTCGCCGAAATCCGCCTACTTCCTCTCGCACGAGGATGAAGCCGTGGAGAAACGCACGCTGGCCGTTATCGTCGACAACGAACCCGGCGTCCTGGCCCGCGTTGTCGGACTGTTTTCCGGACGCGGATACAACATCGACTCCCTTACGGTGGCGGAGGTGGACGCGAGCCAGCATCGCTCGCGCATTACCATCGTGACACAGGGTACGCCGCATATCCTGGAACAGATCGAAGCTCAGCTACTGCGCCTTGTTCCGGTGGCGGAAGTGTTCGACATCACCAATTCCAAGCGCGGCATTGAACGTGAGCTGGCCCTTGTGAAAGTCGCAGGGAGCGGCGAAAAGCGTGTGGAAGCACTGCGCATCGGCGAGATCTTCCGCGCCCGCGTGATCGACACGACCAATGAGAGCTTCATCTTTGAAGTGACCGGCGCCTCGGAAAAGCTCACCCAGTTCATCGACCTGATGCGCCCGCTCGGCCTTGTCGAAGTGAGCCGCACAGGCGTCCTTTCAATCAAGCGCGGGAAGGAAAAGGGCTGA
- the serB gene encoding phosphoserine phosphatase SerB: protein MDWVLVAVTGAADIGLSGLAASAVKTAGGEAGDWVSLADGDPLNAGFLPFTASGEGATELRRAIEAAGPVDAAVMPAARFGRKRLLISDMDSTIIGQECIDEIADAMGLKSKISEITERAMRGELDFEAALTERVAMLKGLPLGALASTLEERITLNPGARTLLATMKAHGARTLLVSGGFTYFTARVAERAGFESHQGNTLIDDGAALTGEVGRPILGREAKRAALLEAASALGAGPEDAIAMGDGANDLDMIRASGLGVAYRAKPVVAAEAAGSIRHTDLTAALFFQGYKASEFVPG from the coding sequence ATGGATTGGGTTCTGGTGGCCGTCACGGGTGCGGCAGATATTGGCCTCTCGGGCCTGGCTGCATCGGCTGTAAAGACGGCTGGCGGTGAGGCGGGAGACTGGGTGTCTCTTGCTGATGGTGATCCCCTCAATGCCGGTTTCCTGCCCTTCACGGCCAGCGGGGAGGGGGCAACCGAGCTGCGCCGCGCCATCGAAGCAGCCGGCCCGGTGGATGCCGCCGTGATGCCCGCGGCTCGCTTTGGTCGCAAACGCCTCCTCATCTCTGACATGGACTCCACCATCATCGGCCAGGAATGCATCGACGAAATCGCCGATGCTATGGGTCTCAAATCCAAGATCTCAGAAATCACCGAGCGCGCGATGCGCGGCGAGCTGGATTTCGAGGCGGCGCTCACCGAACGCGTCGCCATGCTGAAAGGTCTGCCGCTCGGCGCGCTGGCCAGCACGCTGGAGGAGCGCATCACCCTCAATCCCGGCGCCCGCACCCTGCTTGCCACCATGAAGGCGCATGGCGCACGCACGCTGCTCGTTTCCGGCGGCTTCACCTATTTCACCGCGCGCGTGGCAGAACGCGCAGGTTTCGAAAGTCATCAGGGCAACACGCTGATCGACGATGGCGCCGCGCTCACAGGCGAAGTCGGCCGCCCCATCCTCGGCCGCGAAGCCAAGCGCGCAGCCCTCCTTGAAGCCGCCTCCGCCCTCGGCGCAGGCCCGGAAGACGCCATCGCCATGGGCGACGGCGCCAACGATCTCGACATGATCCGCGCCTCTGGCCTCGGCGTCGCCTACCGGGCCAAGCCGGTCGTCGCGGCTGAAGCGGCCGGTTCCATCCGCCATACGGACTTGACGGCGGCGCTGTTTTTCCAAGGATACAAGGCATCTGAATTCGTTCCGGGATAA
- a CDS encoding acetolactate synthase 3 large subunit: protein MTGAQIVVEALREQGVTEMFGYPGGAVLPIYDALYTANDIRHILVRHEQGAGHAAEGYARSTGKCGVALVTSGPGATNMVTPITDAMMDSIPMVVITGQVPTHLIGTDAFQECDTTGITRTCAKHNYLVTDVNQLARTIHEAFYIATHGRPGPVVIDIPKDIQFATGPYVGKEGIYKPTYVPQTEPQPEAIRAAIELMLKAQRPVFYTGGGVINSGPRATALLRELQAATGFPVTSTLMGLGAFPASHADWLGMVGMHGSFEANNTMHDCDLMICVGARFDDRVTGRIDAFAPHSKKIHIDIDPSSINKIVRVDVPVLADCASALEAMLKEWKARKGKRPDLSPWKEQIDTWRARDCFSYAGSTEVIKPQYAVERLYELTKDRNSYITTEVGQHQMWAAQFYRFDEPNRWMTSGGLGTMGYGLPAAVGVQAAHPDALVIDIAGEASIQMMMQELSTAVQHRLPVKVFILNNEWMGMVRQWQELLHGERYSHSYSESLPDFVKLAEAMGAYGIRCDKPEELDAKIVEMIDHNGPVLFDCRVERAENCLPMIPSGSAHNQMILGEITGNEIGEAGRKLV, encoded by the coding sequence ATGACCGGCGCCCAGATTGTCGTGGAAGCGCTTCGCGAGCAGGGCGTAACGGAGATGTTCGGCTATCCGGGCGGGGCCGTTCTTCCGATTTACGACGCGCTCTACACGGCCAACGACATTCGCCACATCCTGGTGCGCCATGAACAGGGCGCTGGCCATGCCGCCGAGGGCTATGCCCGCTCCACCGGCAAATGCGGCGTGGCGCTGGTGACCTCCGGCCCCGGCGCGACCAATATGGTGACGCCGATCACCGACGCGATGATGGACTCGATCCCGATGGTCGTGATCACCGGACAGGTGCCGACCCACCTGATCGGCACGGACGCCTTCCAGGAATGCGACACGACGGGCATCACCCGCACCTGCGCCAAGCACAACTATCTGGTGACCGATGTGAACCAGCTGGCCCGCACGATCCATGAGGCATTCTACATCGCCACGCATGGCCGCCCCGGCCCGGTTGTCATCGATATTCCGAAGGACATCCAGTTCGCCACCGGGCCTTATGTGGGCAAGGAAGGCATCTACAAGCCCACCTATGTGCCGCAGACCGAACCGCAGCCTGAAGCGATCCGGGCGGCCATCGAGCTGATGCTGAAAGCGCAGCGCCCGGTATTCTACACCGGCGGCGGCGTGATCAACTCCGGCCCGCGCGCCACTGCCCTGCTGCGCGAGCTGCAGGCAGCAACGGGCTTCCCGGTGACCTCGACCCTGATGGGCCTGGGCGCCTTCCCCGCCTCCCATGCCGACTGGCTGGGCATGGTGGGCATGCATGGCAGCTTCGAAGCCAACAACACGATGCATGACTGCGACCTGATGATCTGCGTCGGCGCCCGGTTTGACGACCGGGTGACGGGCCGGATCGACGCCTTTGCGCCGCATTCGAAGAAGATCCATATCGATATCGACCCCTCTTCGATCAACAAGATCGTCCGCGTCGATGTGCCTGTGCTGGCCGATTGCGCGAGCGCGCTGGAGGCGATGCTGAAGGAATGGAAGGCCCGCAAGGGCAAGCGGCCGGACCTCTCCCCGTGGAAGGAACAGATCGACACCTGGCGGGCGCGGGACTGCTTCTCCTATGCAGGCTCCACAGAGGTGATCAAACCGCAATACGCCGTCGAGCGCCTGTATGAGCTGACCAAGGACCGCAATTCCTACATCACCACCGAAGTGGGCCAGCACCAGATGTGGGCCGCGCAGTTCTACCGCTTTGACGAGCCCAATCGCTGGATGACTTCCGGCGGGCTCGGCACCATGGGCTATGGCCTTCCCGCCGCCGTTGGCGTGCAGGCTGCCCATCCCGATGCCCTCGTGATCGACATCGCCGGGGAAGCGTCCATCCAGATGATGATGCAGGAACTTTCCACAGCCGTTCAGCACCGCCTGCCGGTGAAGGTGTTCATCCTCAACAATGAGTGGATGGGCATGGTGCGCCAATGGCAGGAATTGCTGCATGGGGAACGCTATTCGCACTCCTATTCGGAGAGCCTGCCAGACTTCGTGAAACTGGCCGAAGCAATGGGCGCTTATGGCATCCGGTGTGACAAGCCCGAGGAACTCGACGCCAAGATCGTCGAGATGATTGACCATAACGGCCCGGTCCTGTTCGATTGCCGCGTGGAGCGGGCAGAAAACTGCCTGCCGATGATTCCGTCGGGATCAGCGCACAATCAGATGATTCTCGGCGAGATAACGGGTAACGAGATCGGAGAGGCGGGCCGGAAGCTGGTCTGA
- a CDS encoding GNAT family N-acetyltransferase: MNKRSSPQAGFTHRIAVPADEAEISALMDVAISELQKGFLSPEQIAVSRTIMGLDRRLIADGTYFLIHDIETGALAASGGWSRRATLYGGDHTASQRNDAQLRPGTDAARIRAMYTNPAFTRRGLGRMILSLCEEAARKEGFDRLEMGATLAGVPLYEACGYRLIEHTVGASVDGVDVPVLRMGKQIA, from the coding sequence ATGAACAAACGATCTTCGCCTCAGGCAGGCTTCACGCACCGGATTGCGGTGCCTGCAGATGAGGCGGAGATCAGCGCCCTGATGGATGTGGCGATCAGCGAATTGCAAAAAGGCTTCCTGAGCCCGGAACAAATCGCTGTGTCCCGCACCATCATGGGGCTCGACCGGAGGCTGATTGCCGACGGCACCTATTTCCTGATTCACGACATTGAAACTGGCGCTCTTGCTGCCTCTGGCGGCTGGAGCCGCCGCGCTACGCTCTATGGCGGTGACCACACAGCATCCCAGCGCAATGACGCGCAGCTTCGTCCGGGAACGGACGCGGCCCGTATCCGTGCAATGTATACCAACCCCGCCTTTACGCGCCGCGGGTTGGGCAGAATGATCCTGTCCCTATGCGAAGAAGCCGCCCGCAAGGAAGGCTTCGACCGGCTCGAAATGGGCGCAACGCTGGCCGGCGTACCGCTGTATGAAGCGTGCGGATACCGCCTGATCGAACATACAGTGGGCGCCTCTGTTGACGGCGTCGACGTGCCCGTTCTGCGGATGGGCAAACAGATCGCCTGA